In Bacillus cytotoxicus NVH 391-98, the following are encoded in one genomic region:
- the cas8a1 gene encoding type I-B CRISPR-associated protein Cas8b1/Cst1: protein MIFVTEEIPLAAEEWTITQGLVGYYRILKHAGIKVKTTDEGILFNPEHLRNFEHYYFDYFLDRFSVAKRDEQNIRRTFLKFRAESESKGSKEAKRRMQAAKKSLDETIKKTAIEKVEKKFEDSSHKKRLVEYATLIRNQKTYNPEMDKWIEEYIQALSEPNINEKLTLNYFKATVLGTYFGQVSFLNVSHTSKDIEEQKEIFRKDYIESLLADLELQQMIARAEDSDEIMKYLEISTHEMAKKLKTKFKKMTIQQIKDYVSNEINCCSFFDSQWAFEQYSELHFSPLSMSASKALNFYWNANGTLTIPVSKLAKLILFCAPAGASIIGGKSLFVQREGRFEQVIYANETYEIGRSKDKAFDEIIFDLIAEQKTKAQHTGDSYLILEYSSEYNAKKTDLQYLHLTPGLCSFFKEKNCTKWFSRLNYVLRNQIVHAFLRYQDSKHIIHNALRKKLQEQKLANEIVYACLLRCYYLFFVKGEGKMNTDLKTSKNRIWSAFYEGVAIKNIVEEGKIRSVAYRLLNAIRSNDKKMFLDTVMRLYMSVEKPFPRVFMNILDESNIDFASIGDSFIAGLISKEEEKINE, encoded by the coding sequence ATGATATTTGTAACGGAAGAGATTCCTTTAGCGGCAGAGGAATGGACAATAACTCAAGGGTTAGTTGGATATTATCGAATTTTGAAGCATGCGGGTATAAAAGTGAAAACGACTGATGAGGGGATTTTGTTTAACCCTGAACATTTAAGAAACTTTGAACACTATTATTTTGACTACTTTTTGGATCGATTTAGTGTAGCTAAGCGTGATGAACAAAATATTAGGAGAACTTTTTTGAAGTTTAGAGCAGAAAGTGAATCAAAGGGAAGCAAAGAAGCGAAACGGCGGATGCAAGCGGCTAAAAAGAGTCTTGATGAAACGATAAAAAAAACGGCTATTGAAAAAGTTGAAAAGAAATTTGAGGATTCTTCGCATAAAAAAAGATTAGTAGAATATGCTACTTTAATTCGGAATCAAAAGACATATAATCCAGAAATGGATAAATGGATTGAAGAGTATATCCAAGCTTTATCGGAACCGAATATTAATGAAAAATTAACATTAAATTATTTTAAAGCAACTGTTTTAGGTACATATTTTGGACAAGTTAGTTTTTTAAATGTATCACATACATCGAAAGATATTGAAGAACAAAAAGAAATTTTTAGAAAAGATTATATTGAAAGTTTACTTGCTGATTTAGAGTTGCAACAAATGATTGCAAGAGCTGAAGATTCAGATGAAATTATGAAATATCTTGAAATAAGTACACATGAAATGGCAAAAAAATTAAAAACGAAGTTTAAAAAGATGACAATTCAGCAAATAAAAGATTATGTATCTAATGAAATAAATTGTTGTAGTTTTTTTGACTCGCAGTGGGCATTTGAACAGTATTCTGAGTTGCATTTTTCTCCTTTATCTATGAGTGCTTCGAAAGCGCTTAACTTTTACTGGAATGCCAATGGAACATTAACCATTCCAGTAAGCAAATTGGCAAAATTAATTTTATTTTGTGCACCTGCTGGAGCTTCGATTATTGGAGGGAAATCTTTATTTGTTCAGCGAGAAGGACGATTTGAACAAGTTATTTATGCAAATGAAACATATGAAATAGGGCGAAGTAAAGATAAAGCATTTGATGAAATTATTTTTGATTTAATTGCTGAGCAGAAAACGAAGGCACAGCACACTGGAGATAGTTATTTAATTTTAGAATACTCTTCGGAATATAATGCAAAAAAAACAGATTTGCAATACCTACATTTAACCCCAGGATTATGTTCATTCTTTAAAGAAAAAAATTGTACGAAATGGTTTAGTAGATTAAATTACGTACTTAGGAATCAAATTGTTCATGCATTTTTACGCTATCAAGATTCAAAGCATATCATTCATAATGCTTTGCGCAAGAAGTTGCAAGAACAGAAATTAGCAAATGAAATTGTTTATGCCTGTTTATTACGGTGTTACTATTTGTTCTTTGTAAAAGGAGAGGGGAAAATGAATACAGATTTGAAAACTAGTAAGAACAGAATCTGGAGTGCTTTTTATGAGGGGGTAGCAATAAAAAACATAGTAGAAGAAGGGAAAATACGATCTGTTGCTTACCGATTATTAAATGCAATTCGATCGAATGATAAGAAGATGTTTTTAGATACAGTAATGCGGTTATATATGTCTGTAGAAAAACCGTTCCCAAGAGTGTTTATGAATATATTAGACGAATCAAATATTGATTTTGCTTCTATTGGGGATTCGTTTATTGCAGGGCTAATTTCAAAAGAGGAGGAGAAGATAAATGAATAA
- a CDS encoding PadR family transcriptional regulator: MDEKAKKYIPLTEATYYILLSFAKRIHGYGVMQMVEEMTDGEVKLGPGTLYGNITKLLTEKLIVEVDSTDRKKCYMLTPFGREVLELEFKRLQRSVQNGKQILREKM; this comes from the coding sequence GTGGATGAGAAAGCAAAAAAATATATTCCATTAACAGAAGCAACCTATTATATTTTGTTGTCATTCGCAAAGCGAATACATGGGTATGGAGTTATGCAGATGGTGGAAGAAATGACAGATGGGGAAGTTAAGCTTGGGCCTGGTACATTATATGGAAACATAACAAAGTTATTGACGGAAAAATTAATCGTAGAAGTAGATTCTACAGATAGAAAAAAATGTTATATGTTAACTCCATTTGGTAGAGAGGTATTAGAACTTGAATTTAAAAGATTACAACGCTCTGTTCAAAATGGAAAACAAATTTTAAGGGAGAAGATGTAA
- a CDS encoding DUF2812 domain-containing protein, translated as MEIKKTFKFFTAWNLEKEEAYLREMHQKGWAFQKYHFMYTFKKTEPKDVVYKADFNFDFQKSLKNQREYLEIYEMSGWKYVSSFTKWHYFCKEVVDKNELPDIYSETETRIEKLKDLLNHLVIIFLSILPAISISCLESPANKLSIIIKGFIGFVVCIHMYMFVRLILKIRKLKKEII; from the coding sequence ATGGAAATTAAGAAAACCTTTAAATTTTTTACAGCGTGGAACTTAGAAAAGGAAGAGGCATACTTAAGAGAAATGCATCAAAAAGGTTGGGCATTTCAGAAATATCATTTCATGTATACATTTAAGAAAACAGAACCGAAAGATGTTGTGTATAAAGCTGACTTTAACTTTGATTTTCAAAAATCTTTAAAGAATCAGAGAGAATATTTGGAAATATATGAGATGTCCGGTTGGAAATATGTATCTAGTTTTACAAAATGGCATTATTTTTGTAAAGAAGTTGTGGATAAGAATGAGCTACCAGATATTTATTCTGAAACAGAAACGAGAATTGAAAAATTAAAAGACCTATTAAACCACCTTGTAATTATTTTTTTATCGATCCTACCAGCCATATCTATTTCTTGTTTAGAGTCTCCTGCAAACAAATTGTCGATTATCATAAAAGGTTTCATAGGATTTGTAGTTTGTATACATATGTATATGTTTGTGCGATTGATTTTGAAAATTAGAAAGTTAAAAAAAGAAATAATATAA
- a CDS encoding CRISPR-associated helicase/endonuclease Cas3, with the protein MFLAKSNPKETLREHTDELRSRYKKLKESYGHYFDERIWELLLYAVDYHDAGKAHEPFQLNIRRALGEGVKLQRNLEVPHNYLSPFLLPESIFSLPKKDYQALIQAIAYHHERDIEPNDTLIRQALWQDLWPKMDEINKHLNINGANLEKKFNRILAQLHRRIKYSDNKENYVDYVILKGLLHRIDHAASAHVDIEIDAKQDFKKLVDAGFQKIAEKKRVPVEEVYRDLQKHAHKHRKENLIIVAQTGMGKTEAALLWASDSKTFFTLPLRVSINALFHRVYEKMNYKNVGLLHSSSMDYLTENLEEDWEVIAEQSKHFSSKLLFTTIDQILKFPFLYRGYEKELATMAYSSVVIDEIQAYDPKIAAVLVRALEMIYLVGGKFLLMTATLPSIYLETLNESDIISSDGFRVDTFIDDCVIRHCIEVVEKPIVDDFEKIVDLGKQKKILVIANTVKRAMELYNKIKEYSDNVHVFHSMYIQKHRTLIEKELLLFDENKEATGIWITTQLVEASIDIDFDVLFTEAATLDSLCQRFGRCYRRRQYMMHQEPNVFIYAVDMSGVKYVYDEEILMKSLDILRPFNRKILLESQKIELVSQLYSRENLKGTEFLKTFDDALEQLQTFEDYTLSSKDAQKLLRDIQAELVIPRNIYDENEHLFEQLKIVNKEERARLYREIAKLTVSLRKNRVRGKTSRIPHERIQSNGKKYNLLPWIKILELQYDFDEKSKTGTGVLLDQELDNFI; encoded by the coding sequence ATGTTTTTAGCGAAATCTAATCCGAAAGAAACATTACGCGAACATACAGATGAATTACGCTCACGCTATAAAAAGTTAAAAGAATCATATGGTCATTATTTTGATGAACGTATTTGGGAGTTACTTCTTTATGCTGTTGATTATCATGATGCTGGTAAAGCTCATGAGCCATTTCAATTAAACATAAGGCGTGCTCTTGGAGAAGGAGTAAAGTTGCAAAGGAATTTAGAAGTTCCACACAACTATTTATCTCCTTTCTTATTGCCAGAATCGATTTTTTCATTACCGAAAAAAGACTATCAAGCCCTTATTCAAGCAATTGCATATCATCATGAACGGGATATCGAACCTAATGATACATTAATTAGACAAGCTCTTTGGCAGGACCTTTGGCCGAAAATGGATGAAATTAATAAACATTTAAATATTAATGGCGCAAATTTAGAAAAGAAATTTAATCGTATTTTAGCTCAACTACATAGGCGAATTAAGTATAGTGATAATAAAGAAAATTATGTAGATTATGTTATTCTGAAAGGTTTGCTTCATCGTATTGATCATGCAGCTTCTGCTCATGTAGATATTGAAATTGATGCAAAACAAGATTTTAAGAAACTTGTGGATGCTGGATTTCAAAAAATTGCAGAGAAAAAGAGAGTGCCAGTTGAAGAAGTATATCGCGATTTACAAAAACATGCACATAAACATCGTAAAGAAAATTTAATCATTGTAGCACAAACGGGTATGGGGAAAACGGAAGCTGCTCTTCTTTGGGCTAGTGACAGCAAAACATTCTTCACACTACCGTTAAGGGTTAGTATTAATGCACTATTTCATAGAGTGTATGAAAAAATGAACTATAAAAATGTTGGTTTGTTGCATTCATCATCAATGGATTATTTAACAGAGAATCTTGAAGAAGACTGGGAAGTAATTGCAGAACAATCTAAGCATTTTTCAAGTAAATTGCTGTTTACTACGATTGATCAAATATTGAAATTCCCGTTTCTTTATCGTGGTTACGAAAAAGAACTTGCAACAATGGCATATTCTTCGGTTGTCATTGATGAAATTCAAGCATATGATCCGAAAATTGCAGCTGTATTGGTTCGTGCGTTAGAAATGATTTATCTAGTAGGTGGGAAATTTCTACTCATGACAGCGACACTTCCTAGCATCTATTTAGAAACCTTGAATGAGAGCGACATTATCTCTAGCGATGGATTTCGAGTAGATACATTTATAGATGATTGCGTTATACGACATTGTATTGAGGTTGTAGAAAAGCCAATAGTAGATGATTTTGAGAAAATTGTAGATTTAGGGAAGCAAAAAAAAATATTGGTTATCGCTAATACAGTAAAACGTGCAATGGAGTTGTATAACAAAATCAAGGAATATAGTGACAATGTTCATGTCTTTCATTCTATGTATATTCAAAAACATAGAACTCTAATTGAAAAAGAATTACTTCTCTTTGATGAAAATAAAGAAGCAACTGGAATTTGGATCACAACACAGCTTGTCGAAGCATCTATCGATATTGATTTTGATGTTTTATTTACTGAAGCTGCAACATTAGATAGCTTATGTCAGCGATTTGGACGTTGTTATCGAAGAAGACAATATATGATGCATCAAGAGCCAAATGTGTTTATATATGCAGTTGATATGAGTGGTGTGAAATATGTATATGATGAAGAAATTCTAATGAAATCATTAGATATTTTACGACCCTTTAATCGAAAAATATTACTTGAATCTCAAAAGATTGAACTTGTGTCTCAATTGTATAGCAGGGAAAATTTAAAAGGAACGGAATTTCTTAAAACATTCGACGATGCTCTAGAGCAATTGCAAACATTTGAGGATTATACATTATCTTCGAAGGATGCTCAAAAGTTACTTCGCGATATTCAGGCTGAACTTGTAATTCCTAGAAATATTTATGATGAAAACGAGCATTTATTTGAACAGCTTAAAATAGTGAATAAAGAAGAACGAGCAAGATTGTATCGTGAAATTGCAAAGTTAACAGTTAGTTTGCGGAAAAATAGAGTCAGAGGGAAAACATCTAGAATACCTCATGAACGTATACAAAGTAACGGAAAAAAATATAACTTGCTACCATGGATTAAAATTTTAGAACTACAGTACGATTTTGATGAGAAAAGTAAAACAGGTACAGGTGTATTACTAGATCAGGAACTAGATAATTTTATTTGA
- the cas4 gene encoding CRISPR-associated protein Cas4, which translates to MKGTYIHYYFVCHRKLWLFVHQIQLEKESERVIEGKILHDSTYQRMEHRELDIDGVGKIDEIEGEYIREIKLTSKMQEADRWQLLYYLAELKKRGVTKKGLLSYKKEKRTEEVHLTEANQQELENIQKRIQAIILSDKPPKLEKKKYCSSCAYYDFCFSGEGEGC; encoded by the coding sequence GTGAAAGGGACTTACATTCATTACTATTTTGTTTGTCATCGTAAACTTTGGTTATTTGTGCATCAAATTCAATTAGAAAAAGAAAGTGAGCGGGTGATAGAAGGGAAAATTCTTCACGACTCTACATATCAACGTATGGAACACCGTGAATTGGATATTGACGGTGTAGGTAAGATCGACGAAATTGAAGGGGAATATATTCGCGAAATTAAGTTAACCAGCAAAATGCAAGAAGCGGATCGTTGGCAATTACTTTATTATTTAGCAGAATTGAAGAAACGAGGAGTTACAAAGAAAGGGTTATTAAGTTATAAGAAAGAAAAAAGGACAGAAGAAGTTCATTTAACAGAAGCTAATCAACAAGAATTAGAAAATATTCAAAAACGTATTCAAGCCATTATATTGAGTGATAAACCTCCAAAACTGGAAAAGAAAAAGTATTGCTCATCGTGTGCATATTATGATTTTTGTTTTTCTGGGGAGGGAGAAGGATGCTGA
- a CDS encoding GNAT family N-acetyltransferase, protein MGFPTLETERFILRELTLLDAENMFHYFQKESVMRYFGMDAIRNMEQVKRMIQMFSKKYKEGSQVRWGIELKGTNRFIGTCGFHFINLNHKRAEIGYELDDAYWGKGYATEAVQTIVTYAFQTMKLIRIGAVVYKENEASHKLLKKIGFQKEGLLRKYMIQNNVEYDTIIYSLLAEDWEKRSCLSIKY, encoded by the coding sequence ATGGGATTTCCAACTTTAGAGACGGAGCGTTTTATACTAAGAGAATTAACGTTATTAGATGCAGAGAATATGTTTCATTATTTTCAAAAAGAATCTGTCATGCGCTATTTTGGTATGGACGCTATTCGAAATATGGAGCAGGTAAAAAGAATGATTCAGATGTTTAGCAAAAAATATAAAGAAGGAAGCCAAGTGCGCTGGGGAATTGAACTGAAAGGGACAAATCGATTCATTGGTACATGTGGATTTCACTTTATTAATCTTAATCATAAGCGAGCCGAAATTGGTTACGAACTCGATGATGCATATTGGGGAAAAGGATATGCAACTGAAGCGGTACAGACAATCGTTACATATGCTTTTCAAACGATGAAACTTATCAGAATTGGAGCTGTTGTCTATAAAGAGAACGAGGCTTCTCATAAATTATTGAAAAAGATTGGATTTCAAAAAGAAGGACTGCTTCGGAAATATATGATTCAAAATAATGTAGAGTATGATACCATCATCTATTCCTTATTAGCAGAAGATTGGGAGAAAAGATCATGTCTTTCAATCAAGTATTAA
- the cas5b gene encoding type I-B CRISPR-associated protein Cas5b: protein MKVIRLKLFQETACYTKPFANKVAETYPLPPYSTVKGMIHQLLQANELLPLRFSIQGNYETKLIDYRKSYMVKKKSVSMPIIFDGLAMEVPEQEHMTSMPLYTHMLFNVELVIHIAGEEALLERIYQHFIELNQHLSLGRHEDLVRVDEVTFVELEECDEWYSKYAIYVPKYYYKTDFPAGIPYRLNWTYKIVNGIREWNKIPSLYVNGNNPHFEDGKLFHTDGEHIVLWNE, encoded by the coding sequence ATGAAGGTAATTCGATTAAAACTTTTTCAAGAAACAGCTTGCTATACAAAGCCATTTGCAAACAAGGTAGCGGAAACATATCCACTACCTCCGTATTCCACGGTTAAAGGAATGATCCATCAACTATTACAAGCAAATGAACTGTTACCTTTACGTTTTTCAATACAAGGAAACTATGAAACAAAGCTAATAGATTATAGAAAAAGTTATATGGTGAAAAAGAAATCCGTTTCTATGCCTATTATTTTTGATGGGCTAGCAATGGAGGTACCAGAACAAGAACATATGACTTCCATGCCTTTATATACACATATGCTTTTTAATGTGGAACTTGTTATTCATATTGCTGGGGAAGAAGCGTTACTAGAACGTATTTACCAACACTTTATTGAATTGAACCAGCACTTGTCTCTTGGTCGTCATGAGGATTTAGTACGAGTAGATGAAGTAACATTTGTAGAATTAGAAGAGTGTGATGAGTGGTATTCGAAATATGCCATATATGTTCCGAAATATTATTATAAAACGGATTTTCCTGCGGGCATTCCATATCGTTTAAATTGGACATATAAGATTGTGAATGGAATAAGAGAATGGAATAAGATTCCTTCTCTTTATGTGAATGGAAATAATCCTCATTTTGAAGATGGGAAATTATTTCATACAGATGGAGAGCATATCGTTCTTTGGAATGAATAA
- the cas7i gene encoding type I-B CRISPR-associated protein Cas7/Cst2/DevR has translation MNNKALTLTIIFKASSLNYGEGTANISELKKFHRGNGEVYSFASRQAIRYDIVRLGNQLFNWNLNVVDKSKGVVQFKDDCTIADSVEMDLFGYMKTKAKAGADKRSAVVRLSHAVSLEPYRSDLEFLNNMGLASRIQENPNLATLEQHESLYTYTLTVDLSKVGVDGEIELPVDEKVNRVKQLIELTKYLNREIRGRQENLSPLFVIGGVYPIANPFFLGRISLQNFDSNLLNVKSLASVLGQTVLGHDVRTCTKIGLVDGVFANEEEISQLTDTVSVEEFYQHVMNEVEQFYKVLV, from the coding sequence ATGAATAATAAAGCTTTAACATTAACAATCATATTTAAGGCAAGCTCTTTAAATTATGGGGAAGGCACAGCGAATATTTCTGAGTTAAAAAAGTTCCATCGTGGGAATGGAGAGGTTTATTCTTTCGCCTCTCGTCAAGCGATTCGTTATGATATTGTACGCTTAGGTAATCAATTGTTTAACTGGAACTTAAATGTTGTTGATAAAAGCAAAGGTGTTGTTCAATTTAAAGATGATTGTACAATTGCTGATTCTGTTGAAATGGATTTATTTGGATATATGAAAACAAAAGCGAAAGCAGGGGCAGATAAGCGTTCAGCTGTAGTACGATTAAGTCATGCGGTCTCATTAGAACCATATCGTAGTGATTTAGAATTTTTAAATAACATGGGATTAGCTTCACGTATTCAGGAGAATCCCAACTTAGCTACATTAGAACAGCATGAAAGTTTATATACTTACACATTAACAGTGGATTTATCAAAAGTTGGGGTAGATGGAGAAATCGAATTACCAGTAGACGAAAAAGTAAATCGAGTTAAACAATTAATTGAGCTTACGAAGTATTTAAATCGTGAAATTCGTGGGCGGCAAGAAAATTTATCTCCATTATTTGTGATTGGCGGTGTGTATCCAATTGCAAATCCGTTTTTCTTAGGCCGAATTTCTTTGCAAAACTTTGATTCGAATTTATTGAATGTGAAGTCATTAGCATCGGTATTAGGACAAACAGTATTAGGTCATGATGTACGTACTTGTACAAAAATTGGTTTAGTTGATGGAGTATTTGCAAATGAAGAGGAGATTTCTCAACTTACAGACACTGTATCCGTAGAAGAGTTTTATCAGCATGTAATGAATGAAGTAGAACAATTTTATAAGGTGTTAGTATGA
- a CDS encoding antibiotic biosynthesis monooxygenase family protein: MFIETKTLTVKEGTSDLVVQRFSGEGMIEKFEGFIDLNVLVKKVRRGDEEVVIMIRWESEEAWKNWETSEEHLAGHRANRGKPKPEHILNAEHAVYYVKATKSAYQQS; encoded by the coding sequence ATGTTTATTGAAACAAAGACACTTACAGTAAAAGAAGGTACTTCAGATCTTGTTGTGCAGCGTTTTTCTGGAGAAGGCATGATTGAAAAATTTGAAGGTTTTATTGATTTAAACGTTCTTGTGAAAAAGGTAAGAAGAGGAGACGAAGAAGTCGTTATTATGATTCGCTGGGAATCTGAAGAAGCATGGAAAAATTGGGAGACAAGCGAAGAACATTTGGCTGGTCATCGTGCAAATCGCGGAAAACCAAAGCCAGAACATATTTTAAATGCTGAACATGCTGTTTATTATGTGAAAGCAACGAAATCGGCTTATCAGCAATCATAA
- the cas6 gene encoding CRISPR-associated endoribonuclease Cas6: MRLHIKLQTNRFPISYRMMMVSFIKEALKLSDAAYFQQIYQESKANRPFSYGVYIHDYKLNATEFHIKGYVGLTITSPDAQFMLHFYNGLMKMNDFRYKGFSLKRMKVQMVNSADINQNHVYFKTLSPLLIRDKHAKPIFIDDDKFEKELNYISDTVLKEFRGYGLKQPLIFTSKNMKKVVVKEKIHSDHDTLFFTGYHGIFSLQGAVEDLKILSEIGLGFRSSQGFGAVEVV; the protein is encoded by the coding sequence ATGAGGTTACATATTAAATTACAAACGAATCGGTTTCCGATTTCATATAGAATGATGATGGTGAGTTTTATTAAAGAAGCTTTGAAGTTATCCGATGCTGCATATTTTCAACAGATATACCAAGAAAGTAAAGCGAATCGACCATTCTCTTACGGCGTATATATACATGATTATAAACTTAATGCAACAGAGTTTCATATTAAAGGATATGTTGGTCTTACAATAACTTCTCCAGATGCTCAATTTATGTTGCACTTTTACAATGGGCTTATGAAAATGAACGACTTTCGATATAAAGGCTTTAGTCTAAAACGAATGAAGGTACAAATGGTAAATAGTGCGGATATTAATCAAAATCATGTGTATTTTAAAACACTATCCCCTCTATTAATCCGTGATAAACACGCCAAGCCAATTTTCATAGATGATGATAAGTTTGAAAAAGAATTAAACTATATTTCTGACACAGTTCTGAAAGAATTTCGTGGGTATGGACTAAAACAACCACTTATTTTTACAAGTAAGAATATGAAAAAAGTAGTGGTCAAGGAGAAAATTCATAGTGATCATGATACGCTATTTTTTACGGGCTATCATGGGATTTTTTCCTTACAAGGTGCTGTGGAAGATTTGAAAATACTTTCGGAAATTGGATTAGGCTTTAGATCTAGTCAAGGATTCGGTGCTGTGGAGGTGGTATAA